Proteins from one Planctomyces sp. SH-PL62 genomic window:
- a CDS encoding restriction endonuclease has protein sequence MRTCSPGFFESVVVRLLMAMGYGGVAGHGSVTGKAGDGGIDGVIRQDKLGLDVVCIQAKRWDGPVGRPVVQQFVGSMDYYRARKGVILTTSTFTRDGADYIQRIEGKKVVLVDGDRLAELMIEHDLGVTTTKTYALKDVSNDFFEEDGA, from the coding sequence TTGAGGACCTGCTCGCCGGGCTTCTTCGAAAGCGTGGTCGTCCGCCTGTTGATGGCGATGGGTTACGGCGGGGTGGCGGGGCACGGGAGCGTGACGGGGAAGGCGGGCGACGGCGGGATCGACGGGGTGATCCGGCAGGACAAGCTGGGGCTCGACGTGGTCTGCATCCAGGCCAAGCGCTGGGACGGCCCGGTGGGGCGACCGGTCGTCCAGCAGTTCGTCGGCAGCATGGATTACTACCGGGCGCGAAAGGGGGTCATCCTGACCACCTCCACGTTCACCAGGGACGGCGCGGACTACATCCAGCGCATCGAGGGGAAGAAGGTCGTGCTGGTCGACGGCGACCGGCTCGCGGAGTTGATGATCGAGCACGACCTGGGCGTGACGACCACCAAGACCTACGCCCTCAAGGACGTCTCGAACGACTTCTTCGAGGAAGACGGGGCGTGA
- a CDS encoding cytochrome c peroxidase — MRSSIGGSIGALVAAVLAAWPCGATAEPPRRPEALLLVDGGARLLAANRGTGTISVVDLAGRRVEGEFPIGRGPVDLRATTDEGVWLAVDREAGEVVLLVRRDGAVRRAGSVVVAADPVRAAVFGDGRRALILSRGSRAATFVAWDGAEGPRVVAKVDLPFSPREAAALPGDGPASMVVADAFGGRLALIDLEAKACRKVWTLPDHNLRGLAIAPDGRSLAILAQNATPTARTSRDDVEWGLLVRSWIRLLRVDDLRSEGTTDESLLANSRTVALSGVGKGSADPSALAFGPRGEVVVAMTGVDEVASALALGEAYERLKTGRGPSALATSPDAATAYTADAFDDAITVLDLEAGRIVATIALSADAGPDGRRKPATLLEEGEALFRDARLSEDGWMSCQTCHTDGHTASVLIDTRGDSSYGAAKRTPTLRGVADTGPWGWLGNMQRLEDQIHLSLTTTMRGHEPRPRQVEALAAFLRTFDPPAPETPTDEKAVARGRAIFETERCDACHAAPTYTTPRTYDVGLEDAVGNRDFNPPSLLGVGRRPALLHDASIPTLPDLFRQAHHPDGAPRPTTRSPI, encoded by the coding sequence GTGCGGTCGAGCATCGGGGGATCGATCGGGGCCTTGGTCGCGGCGGTGCTCGCGGCCTGGCCCTGCGGGGCGACGGCCGAGCCGCCGAGGCGGCCCGAGGCGCTCTTGCTCGTCGACGGCGGCGCGCGGCTGCTGGCGGCGAATCGGGGGACCGGCACGATCTCGGTCGTGGACCTGGCGGGGCGTCGCGTCGAGGGCGAGTTCCCGATCGGGCGCGGGCCGGTCGACCTGCGGGCGACGACCGACGAGGGGGTCTGGCTGGCGGTCGACCGGGAGGCGGGCGAGGTCGTGCTGCTGGTGCGCCGCGACGGGGCCGTCCGCCGCGCGGGCTCGGTCGTCGTCGCGGCCGACCCGGTCCGCGCCGCGGTCTTCGGCGACGGCCGCCGCGCCCTGATCCTCTCGCGAGGCTCGCGCGCGGCGACGTTCGTGGCCTGGGACGGCGCGGAAGGCCCGCGCGTCGTCGCGAAGGTCGACCTGCCGTTCAGCCCTCGCGAGGCGGCGGCGCTGCCGGGCGACGGGCCGGCGTCGATGGTCGTCGCCGACGCCTTCGGCGGCCGGCTCGCGCTGATCGACCTGGAGGCGAAGGCCTGCCGCAAGGTCTGGACCCTCCCCGACCACAACCTCCGGGGCCTGGCGATCGCCCCCGACGGCCGAAGCCTGGCGATCCTGGCCCAGAACGCCACGCCGACCGCGCGGACCTCGCGCGACGACGTCGAGTGGGGCCTGCTCGTCCGGAGCTGGATCCGGCTCCTCCGGGTCGACGACCTGCGCTCGGAGGGGACCACCGACGAGTCGCTGCTGGCGAACTCCCGCACGGTCGCGCTGAGCGGGGTGGGCAAGGGGTCGGCGGACCCGTCGGCCCTGGCGTTCGGCCCCCGCGGCGAGGTCGTCGTCGCGATGACGGGGGTGGACGAGGTGGCGTCGGCCCTGGCCCTGGGCGAAGCGTACGAGCGGCTCAAGACGGGCCGGGGGCCGTCGGCCCTGGCGACGTCCCCGGACGCGGCGACGGCCTACACGGCCGACGCCTTCGACGACGCGATCACGGTCCTCGACCTGGAGGCGGGGCGGATCGTCGCTACCATCGCACTCTCGGCCGACGCCGGCCCGGACGGCCGCCGCAAGCCGGCGACACTCCTGGAGGAAGGCGAGGCCCTCTTCCGCGACGCCAGGCTCTCCGAAGACGGCTGGATGAGCTGCCAGACCTGCCACACCGACGGCCACACCGCGAGCGTCCTCATCGACACCCGCGGCGACTCCTCCTACGGCGCGGCCAAGCGCACGCCCACGCTCCGGGGCGTCGCCGACACCGGCCCCTGGGGATGGCTCGGCAACATGCAACGGCTGGAAGACCAGATCCACCTCTCGCTCACCACCACGATGCGCGGCCACGAACCGAGGCCCCGCCAGGTCGAGGCCCTCGCCGCTTTCCTCCGCACGTTCGACCCGCCCGCCCCCGAAACCCCGACCGACGAGAAAGCCGTCGCCCGGGGCCGCGCGATCTTCGAAACCGAGCGCTGCGACGCCTGCCACGCCGCCCCGACCTACACCACGCCCCGGACCTACGACGTGGGCCTGGAAGACGCGGTCGGCAATCGCGACTTCAACCCACCCTCCCTGCTCGGGGTCGGCCGCCGCCCGGCCCTGCTCCACGACGCCTCCATCCCCACACTCCCCGACCTCTTCCGCCAGGCCCACCACCCCGACGGCGCCCCCCGCCCGACGACGCGATCGCCGATTTGA
- a CDS encoding winged helix-turn-helix domain-containing protein, translating into MRGPAVAIPDFQTIMLPVLKLLADGRNWSSHELTIAIADQFGLTEEEREHRVPSDEQTTIGNRVSWARSHMKFAGLVEYPMRGRVRITDLGRSVLAEGPARIDVKFLTRFPSYIAFKRTGQTPTPRRDHRIVARRQGRRGGTDAARVDRLRL; encoded by the coding sequence ATGCGAGGCCCGGCCGTGGCGATCCCCGATTTCCAGACGATCATGCTGCCGGTACTCAAGCTTCTTGCGGACGGGCGGAATTGGAGCAGTCACGAATTGACGATCGCGATCGCCGATCAGTTCGGACTTACGGAAGAGGAACGGGAACATCGCGTCCCAAGCGACGAGCAAACGACGATAGGGAACCGCGTGAGTTGGGCGCGGTCGCACATGAAGTTTGCGGGGTTGGTCGAATATCCCATGAGAGGGCGGGTTCGCATCACGGACTTGGGACGTAGCGTCCTTGCGGAGGGACCGGCACGGATCGACGTCAAGTTCCTAACGCGATTTCCTTCATACATCGCCTTCAAAAGAACGGGCCAAACCCCGACACCTAGACGAGACCACCGAATCGTCGCCCGTCGCCAAGGTCGTCGAGGAGGAACAGACGCCGCACGAGTTGATCGACTCCGCTTATGA
- a CDS encoding pyridoxal phosphate-dependent aminotransferase encodes MIGQTPNRLQPRKPRPFDLGVSARWLEARVRPVIRRGPLSSRETALADRIKQLKKEAGSHSPSAPTILKMIPELRMRVDACFLSNPYATELFLDNLYREIIRPGKLRKLLEFYPSQNRVIADKLASGLGLSPDRLFIGNGAIEIIQAILHRFTGDKILVNLPTFSPYHEFVRPDTQVVYNVVRKQDDFQLDIGEYLQTVRREKPDTVVLINPNNPDGGYIPYAKLVAMLEEMREVPNVLVDESFLHFACEGDGFAYRSLTHEIGRFPNLMVVKSMSKDFGVAGIRAGYAVMAPERVKSLLDNGYLWNSSGLAEYFFDLYSRSDFQADYERKRVHYIRHTRRFFKALTTLPGVHVYPSHANFALVELRRDDLTAEDLICRLLVRRGVYARACDDKKGLEPGKFIRVASRTRSENRYILRALKEALRS; translated from the coding sequence GTGATCGGTCAGACCCCGAATCGGCTGCAACCACGGAAGCCCCGGCCGTTCGACCTGGGCGTCTCGGCGCGATGGCTGGAGGCGCGGGTGCGGCCCGTCATCCGCCGAGGACCGCTGTCGTCCCGAGAGACGGCGCTGGCCGACCGGATCAAGCAGCTCAAGAAGGAGGCCGGCTCCCACTCCCCCAGCGCGCCGACCATCCTCAAGATGATCCCCGAGCTGCGGATGCGGGTGGACGCCTGCTTCCTCTCCAACCCCTACGCCACCGAGCTGTTCCTGGACAACCTCTATCGCGAGATCATCCGGCCGGGCAAGCTCCGCAAGCTGCTGGAGTTCTACCCGTCGCAGAATCGGGTGATCGCCGACAAGCTGGCGAGCGGGCTGGGGCTCTCGCCCGACCGCTTGTTCATCGGCAACGGCGCCATCGAGATCATCCAGGCGATCCTCCACCGCTTCACCGGGGACAAGATCCTGGTGAACCTCCCCACGTTCTCCCCCTACCACGAGTTCGTCCGGCCCGACACCCAGGTCGTGTACAACGTGGTGCGCAAGCAGGACGACTTCCAGCTGGACATCGGCGAGTACCTCCAGACCGTGCGCCGGGAGAAGCCGGACACCGTCGTCCTGATCAACCCCAACAACCCCGACGGCGGCTACATCCCGTACGCGAAGCTTGTCGCCATGCTCGAAGAGATGCGCGAGGTGCCCAACGTCCTCGTCGACGAGAGCTTCCTCCACTTCGCCTGCGAGGGGGACGGCTTCGCCTACCGCAGCCTGACCCACGAGATCGGCCGGTTCCCGAACCTGATGGTCGTCAAGAGCATGTCCAAGGACTTCGGCGTCGCCGGCATCCGCGCCGGTTACGCCGTGATGGCCCCGGAGCGGGTCAAGTCGCTGCTGGACAACGGCTACCTCTGGAACTCGTCGGGCCTGGCCGAATACTTCTTCGACCTCTACTCCCGTTCCGATTTCCAGGCCGATTACGAGCGGAAGCGGGTCCACTACATCCGCCACACCCGGCGGTTCTTCAAGGCGCTGACGACCCTCCCCGGCGTCCACGTCTACCCCAGCCACGCCAACTTCGCGCTGGTCGAACTCCGTCGCGACGACCTGACCGCCGAGGACCTCATCTGCCGCCTGCTCGTCCGCCGAGGCGTCTACGCCCGCGCCTGCGACGACAAGAAGGGCCTGGAGCCCGGCAAGTTCATCCGGGTCGCCTCCCGCACCCGTTCCGAGAACCGCTACATCCTTCGCGCCTTGAAGGAAGCCCTCCGCTCCTGA
- a CDS encoding DUF1003 domain-containing protein yields MGPIRSIDELTSQNIAIVAKMEEDSRNVRTRGERLADAIAALVGSWTFILIQTTLLSVWVLLNLLAWSRHWDPYPFILLNLMLSFQSAYAAPILMMSQNRQARLSERRHHLDLQVNMLAEQETTEILRLLRVFCEKNGIAPDDDRESLFEEDIHHDDIIRRIESELEPRVDPASNPTAVPRASANGTAS; encoded by the coding sequence ATGGGTCCGATTCGTTCGATTGATGAGTTGACGAGCCAGAACATCGCGATTGTCGCCAAGATGGAGGAGGATTCGCGGAACGTCCGCACGCGGGGCGAGCGCCTGGCCGACGCGATCGCCGCGCTGGTCGGAAGCTGGACGTTCATCCTGATCCAGACGACGCTGCTGTCGGTGTGGGTGCTGCTCAACCTGCTGGCCTGGTCGCGGCACTGGGACCCGTATCCGTTCATCCTGCTGAACCTGATGTTGTCGTTCCAGTCGGCCTACGCGGCCCCGATCCTGATGATGAGCCAGAATCGCCAGGCCCGGCTCAGCGAGCGCCGGCACCACCTGGACCTGCAGGTCAACATGCTGGCCGAGCAGGAGACGACCGAGATCCTCCGCCTCCTGCGAGTCTTCTGTGAGAAGAACGGCATCGCCCCGGACGACGACCGCGAGTCCCTGTTCGAGGAGGACATCCACCACGACGACATCATCCGTCGGATCGAGTCGGAGCTGGAGCCGAGGGTCGACCCGGCGAGCAACCCCACGGCCGTCCCGAGGGCGTCGGCGAACGGGACGGCCTCCTGA